A genomic region of Candidatus Babeliales bacterium contains the following coding sequences:
- the secD gene encoding protein translocase subunit SecD — protein sequence MKLIARRLASSELMIWLLLCVIGIYFLYPLRKSLRFGIDLVGGTYLTLEVQTDKAIEAELLSKLQSIDSKLKRERSLSLISKTIANEKITLTFENQNQAQEASRILKTDQRDLVQSVDKNTITLHFSEQAEKRIKTDAVSRNIAVLHTRLDKFSVAEILIVPQGEKNIIVELPDVADPQEAKEMIGRAALLEFKIVEKIGSNERELLLEYDGDLPDDLQILPGERENGRSLYYVVQRYAKVTGNMLADAKPAIGGRTGGEAVVQFSFNDEGADKFYELTSKNIGRQLAIVLDNEVISAPKVESAIRGTGSITGTFSGAEAKKLAYLLKSGSFAAPVTFEEERQIGPSLGAASIKSGLMSCLGGFLIVLIFSLYYYRFCGFLASLALLYNLIFILVGLAWLRATLTLPGIAGMTLTIGMAIDAAILIFERIKEELAKGSGLKNAVDNGFSGAMAVILDGNITTFISGMVLYNLGSGPIQGFAVTLMLGIIATLIATLFFLRSFFKFILNNFSIQKLSI from the coding sequence ATGAAATTAATAGCTCGACGCCTTGCAAGTTCTGAATTAATGATCTGGTTATTGTTGTGTGTCATTGGTATCTATTTCCTGTATCCACTTCGTAAATCATTGCGTTTCGGCATAGATTTGGTTGGCGGTACCTATTTAACACTCGAAGTACAAACCGATAAAGCTATTGAAGCAGAACTACTCAGTAAACTTCAAAGTATTGATTCAAAATTAAAACGTGAACGTTCACTATCTCTCATTTCTAAAACAATTGCTAACGAAAAAATTACCCTTACTTTCGAAAATCAAAATCAAGCACAAGAAGCCTCTCGTATTTTAAAAACTGATCAACGAGATTTAGTCCAATCAGTTGATAAAAACACCATTACACTACACTTCTCTGAGCAAGCGGAAAAACGTATTAAAACTGATGCTGTTTCACGTAATATTGCTGTGTTACATACACGTCTTGATAAATTCAGCGTTGCTGAAATTCTTATAGTACCGCAAGGTGAAAAAAATATTATTGTTGAACTTCCCGATGTTGCTGATCCTCAAGAAGCAAAAGAAATGATTGGTCGCGCAGCTCTTCTTGAGTTCAAGATTGTTGAAAAAATCGGTTCAAATGAAAGAGAACTGTTGCTTGAGTATGATGGTGATCTTCCTGATGATTTACAAATTCTACCAGGTGAACGCGAAAACGGACGCTCTCTTTATTACGTAGTACAAAGATATGCAAAAGTAACTGGTAACATGCTTGCCGACGCTAAGCCCGCAATTGGTGGAAGAACTGGCGGTGAAGCTGTAGTACAATTTTCATTTAATGATGAAGGCGCTGATAAATTTTATGAACTTACGAGCAAAAATATTGGCCGCCAACTTGCGATAGTACTTGATAATGAAGTAATTTCTGCGCCAAAAGTAGAATCTGCGATCCGCGGTACTGGCAGCATTACCGGAACATTTTCTGGTGCTGAAGCAAAAAAATTGGCATATCTACTTAAATCAGGATCTTTTGCTGCTCCAGTAACCTTTGAAGAAGAACGACAAATTGGACCTTCACTCGGTGCTGCATCAATCAAAAGTGGTTTGATGTCTTGCTTGGGTGGCTTTTTAATTGTCCTTATATTCAGCTTATATTATTACAGATTCTGTGGTTTTCTCGCATCTTTAGCACTACTGTATAATTTGATTTTTATACTTGTTGGTCTTGCGTGGCTACGTGCAACTTTAACATTACCTGGTATTGCCGGAATGACGCTTACCATTGGTATGGCTATCGATGCTGCAATCCTTATTTTTGAACGTATTAAAGAAGAATTGGCAAAAGGAAGCGGTCTTAAAAACGCTGTTGATAATGGATTTTCTGGTGCAATGGCAGTAATCTTGGATGGTAATATTACTACGTTCATCAGTGGTATGGTTTTATACAACTTAGGATCTGGCCCAATACAAGGTTTTGCAGTAACTCTGATGTTAGGAATTATTGCTACATTAATCGCAACGCTCTTTTTCTTAAGGTCATTCTTTAAGTTTATTTTGAACAACTTTAGTATTCAAAAGCTTTCTATTTAG